Proteins from one Deinococcus sp. AB2017081 genomic window:
- a CDS encoding aldo/keto reductase produces the protein MHTRTLGTRSVSALGLGCWAIGGPWHFGDQEAGWGTVDDQESIRAVQAALDLGVTVFDTAANYGAGHSEVVLGRALATRREEAVIATKFGYAVDEARKEVGGIEISPADIRASCEASLRRLATDRIDLFQLHVGDLPLEQVDGVLESLERLVAEGLIRAYGWSTDDPERARRFGRGAHCVSVQHGLNIFEDAPDMLRLCQETGLASINRGPLGMGLLTGTYARGAAFGPSDIRRRGAAWMKPFQDGQPNPEWLARLETVRGVLTSDGRTLTQGALAWIWARSPLTVPIPGFRTVAQVRENAGALQFGPLDADQMAEIDRLLSSDGA, from the coding sequence ATGCACACACGCACCCTTGGAACACGTTCCGTCAGTGCCCTGGGCCTGGGCTGCTGGGCCATCGGCGGCCCCTGGCACTTTGGTGACCAGGAGGCCGGCTGGGGCACGGTCGACGACCAGGAGTCCATCCGCGCCGTGCAGGCCGCGCTGGATCTCGGCGTGACCGTCTTCGACACGGCCGCGAACTACGGTGCCGGTCACAGCGAGGTGGTGCTGGGCCGCGCCCTGGCCACGCGGCGCGAGGAGGCCGTGATCGCCACCAAGTTCGGCTACGCTGTCGATGAGGCCCGCAAAGAGGTGGGCGGCATCGAGATCAGTCCCGCCGACATCCGCGCGTCCTGCGAGGCCAGTCTGCGGCGGCTGGCCACCGACCGGATCGACCTGTTTCAGTTGCACGTCGGCGATCTGCCGCTGGAACAGGTCGACGGGGTGCTGGAGTCCCTCGAACGGCTGGTCGCGGAGGGCCTGATCCGCGCCTACGGCTGGAGCACCGACGACCCGGAACGTGCCCGGCGCTTCGGCCGGGGTGCCCACTGCGTCAGCGTGCAACACGGGCTGAACATCTTCGAGGACGCGCCGGACATGCTGCGGCTGTGCCAGGAGACCGGGCTGGCCAGCATCAACCGGGGGCCACTGGGGATGGGCCTGCTGACCGGCACGTATGCCCGGGGAGCAGCCTTCGGGCCCTCGGACATCCGGCGCCGGGGGGCCGCGTGGATGAAGCCGTTTCAGGACGGCCAGCCCAACCCGGAGTGGCTGGCCCGCCTGGAGACCGTGCGCGGGGTGCTGACCTCGGACGGGCGCACGCTGACGCAGGGGGCACTGGCCTGGATCTGGGCACGCAGCCCGCTGACCGTGCCCATCCCCGGCTTCCGCACGGTGGCCCAGGTGCGCGAGAACGCCGGTGCGCTCCAGTTCGGCCCGCTGGATGCCGATCAGATGGCCGAGATCGATCGGCTGCTGTCGTCAGATGGCGCCTGA
- a CDS encoding M20 family metallopeptidase yields MTATQDTVSSLREQLVAWRRHLHMNPEVGFHEHETAAYIEAELRKMPGLTISRPTATSVLAVLKGGQPGRTVLLRADIDALPITEENTFEFASRNAGVMHACGHDGHTAILLGTAKLLSEHPQDVPGEVRMIFQHAEEIGPGGAEELVMDTPLMDGVDVVTGLHLNSQLPAGMVAVKPGAFMAAPDTIEVTIRGRGGHGAHPEEAVDPIAVGAQVVTNLQHVVSRHVGAQDALVISITKFVSGTTHNVIPDTAELMGTVRTFDPALREKAPKLIERVVNGVCNAHGATYDLKYEFGYRPLINTDWVAAQLKDIALETVGEAHVQDAKPTMGGEDFSAYLEKAPGAYFNVGSGSDECDSRWPHHHPRFTIDETSLETGVRMLHAAALKLTGPPAAGASGAI; encoded by the coding sequence ATGACGGCAACCCAGGACACGGTCAGCAGCCTGCGCGAGCAGCTGGTGGCATGGCGGCGGCACCTGCACATGAACCCCGAGGTCGGCTTCCACGAGCACGAGACGGCGGCCTACATCGAGGCCGAACTGCGGAAGATGCCGGGGCTGACCATCTCCCGCCCGACCGCGACCAGCGTGCTCGCGGTGCTGAAGGGAGGGCAGCCGGGCCGCACCGTGCTGCTTCGGGCCGACATCGACGCGCTGCCGATCACCGAGGAGAACACCTTCGAGTTCGCCTCCCGCAACGCCGGGGTCATGCACGCCTGTGGCCACGACGGCCACACGGCGATTCTGCTGGGCACCGCGAAGTTGCTTTCTGAGCACCCGCAGGACGTGCCCGGTGAAGTCCGCATGATCTTCCAGCACGCCGAGGAGATCGGCCCCGGCGGCGCCGAGGAGCTCGTCATGGACACGCCGCTGATGGACGGGGTGGACGTCGTGACGGGCCTGCACCTGAACAGCCAGCTCCCCGCCGGGATGGTGGCGGTCAAGCCCGGCGCGTTCATGGCCGCGCCGGACACCATCGAGGTGACCATCCGGGGCCGGGGCGGCCACGGAGCGCACCCGGAAGAGGCCGTCGATCCCATCGCCGTCGGGGCACAGGTCGTGACCAACCTCCAGCACGTCGTCAGCCGGCACGTGGGCGCGCAGGACGCGCTGGTCATCAGCATCACCAAGTTCGTCAGCGGCACCACGCACAACGTGATCCCGGACACCGCCGAGCTCATGGGCACGGTGCGCACCTTCGACCCGGCCCTGCGCGAGAAGGCCCCGAAGCTGATCGAGCGCGTCGTGAACGGCGTGTGCAATGCGCATGGCGCCACCTACGACCTGAAGTATGAGTTCGGCTACCGCCCGCTGATCAATACCGACTGGGTGGCCGCGCAGCTGAAGGACATCGCGCTGGAGACCGTCGGCGAAGCCCACGTTCAGGACGCGAAACCGACCATGGGCGGCGAGGACTTCAGCGCGTATCTGGAAAAGGCACCGGGCGCGTACTTCAACGTCGGTTCCGGCAGCGACGAGTGCGACAGCCGCTGGCCGCACCACCATCCGAGATTCACCATCGACGAGACCAGCCTGGAGACCGGTGTGCGGATGCTGCACGCGGCGGCCCTGAAGCTGACCGGGCCGCCGGCGGCCGGAGCCTCAGGCGCCATCTGA
- a CDS encoding dihydrofolate reductase family protein: MRKVIVTEFLTLDGVYEEISPWRQDYHPDDGPFKRDELFGSEALLLGRVTYDGFAAYWPTATGAFAERMNSLPKYVATTTRSTLEWNATPLGGDVASAVHGLKRQEGGTLLVYGSGTLVQTLLRHGLVDELRLMIFPVVLGQGKRLFADGDMLRLTLRESRDLGSGVLLLTYTPAGDLQARA, encoded by the coding sequence ATGCGGAAGGTGATCGTGACCGAGTTCCTGACCCTCGACGGCGTGTACGAGGAGATCAGCCCCTGGCGGCAGGACTACCATCCGGACGACGGACCGTTCAAGCGCGACGAACTGTTCGGCAGCGAGGCCCTGCTGCTGGGCCGCGTGACCTACGACGGTTTCGCCGCCTACTGGCCCACCGCCACCGGAGCCTTCGCCGAACGCATGAACAGCCTGCCGAAGTACGTCGCCACGACCACCCGCAGCACCCTAGAGTGGAATGCGACCCCGCTGGGCGGCGACGTGGCCAGCGCCGTGCACGGCCTGAAGCGGCAGGAGGGCGGTACCCTCCTCGTGTACGGCAGCGGCACCCTGGTTCAGACGCTGCTGCGGCACGGTCTGGTGGACGAACTGCGCCTGATGATTTTCCCGGTGGTGCTGGGCCAGGGCAAACGTCTGTTCGCAGACGGCGACATGTTGCGGTTGACCCTCAGGGAATCGAGAGACCTCGGCTCGGGCGTGTTGCTGCTGACCTATACGCCCGCCGGCGACCTCCAGGCCCGCGCATGA